One genomic segment of Parus major isolate Abel chromosome 10, Parus_major1.1, whole genome shotgun sequence includes these proteins:
- the DET1 gene encoding DET1 homolog, which translates to MDHEAPTIRPRRIQNQNVIHRLERRRISSGKAGTHWHQVRVFHQNVFPNFTVVNVEKPPCFLRKFSPDGRYFIAFSSDQTSLEIYEYQGCQAAEDLLQGYEGEILANGNDQRSVNIRGRLFERFFVLLHITNVASNGEHLNRECSLFTDDCRYVIVGSAAYLPEEPHPPFFEVYRNSESVTPNPRSPLEDYSLHIIDLHTGRLCDTRTFKCDKVILSHNQGLYLYKNILAILSVQQQTIHVFQVTPEGTFIDVRTIGRFCYEDDLLTLSAVYPEVQRDTQTGMANPYKEPFINSLKHRLLVYLWRRAEQDGSAIAKRRFFQYFDQLRQLRMWKMQLLDENHLFIKYTSEDVVTLRVTDPSQPSFFVVYNMVTTEVIAVFENTSDELLELFENFCDLFRNATLHSEAVQFPCSASSNNFARQIQRRFKDTIVNAKYGGHTEAVRRLLGQLPISAQSYSGSPYLDLSLFSYDDKWVSVMERPKTCGDHPIRFYARDSGLLKFEIQAGLLGRPINHTVRRLVAFTFHPFEPFAISVQRTNAEYVVNFHMRHSCT; encoded by the exons CACCATCAGGCCCCGGCGCATCCAGAACCAGAACGTCATCCACCGCCTGGAGCGCCGCCGCATCAGCTCGGGCAAGGCCGGCACCCACTGGCACCAAGTCCGAGTCTTCCACCAGAATGTCTTCCCCAACTTCACCGTGGTCAACGTGGAGAAGCCGCCCTGCTTCCTGCGCAAGTTCTCCCCCGACGGCCGCTACTTCATCGCCTTCTCCTCCGACCAGACCTCGCTGGAGATCTACGAGTACCAGGGCTGCCAGGCGGCCGAGGACCTCCTGCAGGGCTACGAGGGGGAGATCCTGGCCAACGGCAACGACCAGAGGTCAGTCAACATCCGGGGGCGGCTCTTTGAGCGCTTCTTCGTGCTGCTGCACATCACCAACGTGGCCTCCAACGGGGAGCACCTGAACCGGGAGTGCAGCCTGTTCACGGACGACTGCCGCTACGTGATCGTGGGCTCGGCCGCGTACCTGCCCGAGGAGCCGCACCCGCCCTTCTTCGAGGTGTACCGCAACAGCGAGTCCGTGACCCCCAACCCCCGCTCCCCGCTGGAGGACTACTCCCTGCACATCATAGACCTCCACACGGGCAGGCTGTGCGACACGCGGACCTTCAAGTGCGACAAAGTCATCCTGTCTCACAACCAGGGGCTGTACCTGTACAAGAACATCCTGGCCATTCTCTCCGTGCAGCAGCAGACCATTCACGTCTTTCAGGTGACGCCCGAGGGGACGTTCATCGACGTGCGGACCATCGGCCGCTTCTGCTACGAGGACGATCTCCTGACGCTGTCTGCCGTGTACCCCGAGGTGCAGCGGGACACTCAGACAGGAATGGCCAACCCTTACAAAGAGCCCTTCATAAACTCCCTGAAGCACAGGCTGCTGGTGTACCTGTGGAGAAGGGCCGAGCAGGATGGAAGTGCTATAGCAAAAAGAAGGTTCTTCCAGTACTTTGACCAGCTGAGGCAGCTCCGCATGTGGAAGATGCAGCTCTTGGATGAGAACCATCTGTTTATCAAATACACAAGTGAGGATGTGGTCACACTGCGGGTGACAGATCCTTCCCAG CCATCGTTCTTCGTCGTGTACAACATGGTGACCACGGAGGTCATTGCTGTGTTTGAGAACACATCTgatgagctgctggagctgtttgaGAACTTCTGTGACCTCTTCAGGAATGCCACCCTGCACAGTGAGGCTGTCCAGTTCCCCTGCTCAGCTTCCAGCAACAACTTTGCGAGGCAGATCCAGCGCCG GTTCAAAGACACAATTGTGAACGCCAAGTACGGAGGGCACACGGAGGCCGTGCGGcggctgctggggcagctccccATCAGCGCCCAGTCCTACAGCGGCAGCCCCTACCTCGACCTGTCCCTTTTCAGCTACGATGACAAGTGGGTGTCAGTCATGGAGCGGCCCAAGACCTGTGGTGATCACCCCATAAG atTTTACGCTCGTGATTCTGGCCTGCTGAAGTTTGAGATCCAGGCGGGACTCCTGGGGCGCCCCATCAATCACACAGTGCGGCGCCTGGTCGCCTTCACCTTCCACCCCTTCGAGCCCTTCGCCATCTCGGTGCAGCGCACGAACGCCGAGTACGTGGTGAACTTCCACATGAGGCACAGCTGCACCTAG
- the MRPS11 gene encoding 28S ribosomal protein S11, mitochondrial: protein MNAALAVAGQRVLGWGGRAAALCRGLRTGPPRLRDVAGAAAKETEEQSATEQSSLILQRNSMRWDGKVYEEVPIAHIKATYNNTHIQVVSFDNQPFSRTSCGTEGFQNAKKGTAIAAQTAAMAAAVKARGKGVLHVRVMVKGLGPGRKAAIKGLTMGGLEVISITDNSPVPHNGCRPRKARRV, encoded by the exons ATGAACGCGGCCCTGGCGGTCGCCGGGCAACGcgtgctgggctgggg gggccgcgccgccgcccTGTGCCGCGGGCTCCGCACCGGCCCCCCGAGGCTGCGGGACGTGGCGGGGGCGGCTGCCAAGGAGACGGAGGAGCAGAGCGCGACCGAGCAGAG CTCTTTAATCCTGCAGAGGAACTCCATGAGATGGGATGGCAAGGTTTATGAAGAGGTCCCGATAGCTCACATCAAAGCAACTTACAACAA CACCCACATCCAGGTGGTCAGCTTTGACAACCAGCCATTTTCCCGCACATCCTGCGGCACAGAAGGCTTCCAGAACGCCAAGAAGGGCACTGCCATCGCAGCACAGACCGCAGCCATGGCAGCGGCAGTG AAAGCACGTGGAAAGGGTGTATTGCACGTGAGAGTGATGGTGAAAGGACTGGGACCAGGACGCAAA GCTGCCATCAAGGGGCTGACGATGGGAGGTTTGGAGGTCATCTCCATCACCGACAACAGCCCGGTCCCCCACAACGGCTGCCGCCCACGGAAAGCCAGGAGAGTGTGA
- the MRPL46 gene encoding 39S ribosomal protein L46, mitochondrial has protein sequence MAARLGPRAAGSARGVCSAAARRPWRLFGAMCLLRLPRITQPLEKEEEEMVALMEQIELEKSCYSDHEIRKLEEEEQLKRKRESLYDEDEARGKTVIMAQDLEEKWEQKFLQFKAAPRVTDADKSNDRTSLNRKLDSNLMLLVKQKIGNQELWLLPQVEWQPGETLRSTAERAMATFLGDHIQAKVLGNAPYGIYKYKFPRAIRTENNMGAKVFFFKAFLQSSDLSQAELKADYLWVTKKELGEYLKTEYLRKVNRFLLDL, from the exons ATGGCGGCGCGCCTGGGGCCGCGGGCGGCGGGCAGCGCTCGGGGGGTTTGTAGCGCAGCCGCGCGGCGCCCCTGGAGGCTTTTTGGGGCGATGTGCTTGTTGAGGCTCCCCCGAATCACGCAGCctctggagaaggaggaggaagagatggTGGCGCTCATGGAGCAG ATagagctggagaagagctgCTATTCAGATCATGAAATCCGtaagctggaggaggaggagcagctcaagaggaagagggagagctTGTATGATGAGGATGAAGCACGTGGCAAAACTGTCATCATGGCTCAAGACCTGGAGGAGAAGTGGGAGCAGAAGTTTCTGCAATTCAAAGCTGCCCCGCGGGTAACAG ATGCTGATAAAAGCAACGATCGAACGTCATTGAACAGGAAGCTGGACAGCAACCTGATGCTTCTGGTGAAACAGAAAATTGGTAACCAGGAGCTGTGGCTCCTGCCTCAAGTGGAGTGGCAGCCTGGAGAGACACTGCGGAGCACAGCTGAGCGAGCCATGGCTACGTTTTTGG GAGATCACATTCAAGCCAAAGTGTTGGGGAATGCACCATATGGGATTTACAAGTATAAATTCCCCAGGGCCATCAGAACGGAGAATAACATGGGAGCCAAAGTCTTCTTCTTCAAAGCCTTCCTCCAAAGCAGTGATTTgtcccaggcagagctgaaggCAGATTACCTGTGGGTCACAAAGAAGGAGCTAGGAGAATACCTGAAGACAGAATACCTGAGAAAAGTCAATCGATTCCTCCTGGACTTGTAA